One genomic segment of Buchnera aphidicola (Anoecia oenotherae) includes these proteins:
- the flgI gene encoding flagellar basal body P-ring protein FlgI, which produces MYKKSFFSTFFIVIFFVLFSCSYAQTINKLTTIEGVRENELIGYGLVVGLPGTGDSVKQSPFTFQALYNLLHKLGINIPEKNKCLDSKNTASVVVTAKLPPFARSGQKINVEVSSVGNSTSLSGGTLLLTPLLGLDNKIYAIAQGSIPFFNEKKISNIISHRYFIFNSRNNNVAILKNSAIIEKSVDSKFGNKNTINFQLNKPDIIIAQKISDRINFSYKNASFVLNPNIIQLNINKKSYKNIINMISDIEKMFININVNEPKIIVNNRTGLVISNADIKVGSCTIVSKHFSLLIKINKNDLSGCSDQQKFDFLSKKFDNKKIYHNNKLNTVLIKNAVDIHVILSILNKFHITPDEIVSILTSMKDVGALPATLDIRKQ; this is translated from the coding sequence ATGTACAAAAAATCATTTTTTTCAACTTTTTTTATAGTTATTTTTTTTGTTTTATTTTCTTGTTCTTATGCTCAAACAATTAATAAATTAACTACTATTGAAGGTGTTAGAGAAAACGAATTAATTGGATATGGTTTAGTAGTTGGGTTGCCAGGTACAGGTGATTCTGTAAAACAATCTCCTTTTACTTTTCAAGCGCTATATAATTTACTACATAAATTAGGAATAAATATACCTGAAAAAAATAAATGTTTAGATTCTAAAAATACAGCTTCGGTAGTAGTTACTGCTAAATTACCTCCTTTTGCTAGATCTGGACAAAAAATCAATGTAGAAGTTTCATCTGTTGGAAATAGTACCAGTTTATCTGGAGGTACTTTATTATTAACTCCTCTTTTAGGATTAGATAATAAAATATATGCTATAGCTCAAGGAAGTATTCCGTTTTTTAATGAAAAAAAAATAAGCAATATTATTAGTCATCGTTATTTTATTTTTAATTCACGTAATAACAATGTAGCAATTTTAAAAAACAGTGCTATTATTGAAAAATCAGTAGATAGTAAATTTGGAAATAAAAACACTATTAATTTTCAACTAAACAAACCTGATATTATTATTGCACAAAAAATAAGCGATCGTATTAATTTTTCTTACAAAAATGCATCTTTTGTATTAAATCCGAATATTATTCAACTCAACATTAACAAAAAAAGTTATAAAAATATTATAAATATGATTTCTGATATAGAAAAGATGTTTATAAACATCAATGTAAATGAACCAAAAATTATTGTAAATAATAGAACGGGACTAGTAATATCAAATGCAGACATCAAGGTAGGATCATGTACTATTGTAAGTAAACATTTTTCATTACTCATAAAAATTAATAAAAATGATCTTTCAGGTTGTTCTGATCAACAAAAATTCGATTTTTTATCTAAAAAATTTGATAATAAAAAAATTTACCATAATAACAAACTTAATACAGTATTGATAAAGAATGCTGTTGATATACATGTTATATTATCTATTTTAAATAAATTTCATATAACTCCAGATGAAATAGTATCTATTCTTACGTCTATGAAAGACGTTGGAGCACTTCCAGCTACTTTAGATATAAGAAAACAATGA
- a CDS encoding RluA family pseudouridine synthase, whose product MEFKKLICKTIVIDQNMINRRIDNVIFNLYKNVPKSMIYRLIRTGKIRINIQKIKPFYKLKKGDIVHIPPINTINKVEKKIILCKTIKKTIISSIMYEDEFLLIINKPAGIAVHGGSGVKFGIIEIFRHIRPKNKYLELVHRLDRETSGTLIIAKKYSSLKKLHEQWINNKIKKKYISIVHGHWPKNQISITQPLLKTFQSNKKRMVVISDKGKFAKTFFLVKKYNTSTTSIEVTPVTGRTHQIRVHSSFLGFPIIFDKRYGNTKLDKILLKKNKNVSLFLHASSIQFKHPENKKDFFISAPLSKTWIDYEKSL is encoded by the coding sequence ATGGAGTTTAAAAAATTAATATGTAAAACAATAGTTATTGATCAAAATATGATAAATAGAAGAATAGATAATGTTATTTTTAACTTATATAAAAATGTTCCTAAAAGTATGATTTATCGGTTAATAAGAACTGGAAAGATTAGAATAAATATACAAAAAATAAAGCCATTTTATAAATTAAAAAAAGGGGATATAGTACATATTCCTCCAATTAATACAATAAATAAAGTAGAAAAAAAAATAATTTTATGTAAAACTATAAAAAAAACTATCATATCTAGTATAATGTATGAAGATGAATTTCTTCTTATAATTAATAAACCCGCAGGAATAGCTGTTCATGGAGGTAGTGGAGTAAAATTTGGTATAATTGAAATTTTTAGACATATTAGACCAAAAAATAAATATCTTGAATTAGTTCATAGATTAGATCGTGAAACTTCTGGAACGTTAATAATAGCTAAAAAATATTCATCTTTGAAAAAATTGCATGAACAATGGATTAATAATAAAATAAAAAAAAAATATATTAGTATAGTTCATGGACATTGGCCTAAGAATCAAATAAGCATTACTCAACCATTGTTAAAAACGTTTCAGTCTAATAAAAAACGGATGGTTGTTATAAGTGATAAAGGAAAATTTGCAAAAACGTTTTTTTTAGTAAAAAAATATAATACTAGTACTACTTCTATAGAAGTAACACCTGTTACTGGAAGAACTCATCAGATTAGAGTACATAGTTCTTTTCTAGGATTCCCGATAATATTTGATAAACGGTACGGTAATACTAAATTAGATAAAATTTTGTTAAAAAAAAATAAGAATGTTTCTTTATTTCTTCATGCTTCTAGTATACAGTTTAAACATCCTGAAAATAAAAAAGATTTTTTTATAAGCGCTCCATTATCAAAAACGTGGATAGATTATGAAAAAAGTTTATAA
- the rpmF gene encoding 50S ribosomal protein L32 encodes MAVQKNKPSRSKRGMRRLHDKIFSPSISKDKNSNELHIRHNITATGNYKGRKVIFKK; translated from the coding sequence ATGGCAGTTCAAAAAAATAAACCTTCTCGTTCTAAGCGTGGAATGCGTAGATTACATGATAAAATTTTTTCTCCTTCTATATCTAAAGATAAAAATTCAAACGAGTTGCATATAAGACATAATATTACTGCAACAGGAAATTATAAAGGCAGAAAAGTGATTTTTAAAAAATAA
- a CDS encoding ACP S-malonyltransferase produces MLFAMIFPGQGSLNVHNTFKCLNSSSLKIVKNTFEEASEIIKLNLWDIFFYSKNKNHSYIQIVILTISVAIYRMWMTITGIKPTIMAGHSLGEYSALVCCNILSFSEAVKIIHAREKIMTFACKNFEGSMLTIKGLKLENIKKLIILNFPNPAISIACINSRTNIVVSGKIKYIKKMQLLCEKYGAKFTKILPIHIAAHSYLMKPAAKRLYKLIKKVKFHNPVCPIVNNTSIKCETSSIFIKKSLIQQLYKPVRWIEVMQYIFSKKIKLFLEIGSSSILTHLNKDINGITSISLYKMSNFLKAFKILSKKS; encoded by the coding sequence ATGTTGTTTGCAATGATTTTTCCCGGACAAGGTTCTCTTAACGTACATAATACATTTAAGTGTTTAAACTCAAGCAGCTTAAAAATTGTAAAAAATACGTTTGAGGAAGCTTCTGAAATTATCAAATTGAATTTGTGGGATATTTTTTTTTATTCTAAAAATAAAAACCATTCTTACATACAAATAGTAATATTAACAATATCTGTAGCTATATATAGAATGTGGATGACTATTACAGGAATTAAACCAACAATAATGGCAGGACATAGTTTAGGAGAGTATTCAGCTTTAGTATGTTGTAATATTTTGAGTTTTTCAGAAGCAGTAAAAATTATACATGCAAGAGAAAAAATAATGACTTTTGCGTGTAAAAATTTTGAAGGTAGCATGTTAACAATAAAAGGATTAAAACTAGAAAATATAAAAAAATTAATTATATTAAATTTTCCTAACCCAGCAATTTCTATAGCATGTATAAATTCTAGAACAAATATAGTTGTTTCAGGAAAGATAAAATATATAAAAAAAATGCAACTACTATGTGAAAAATATGGAGCGAAGTTTACAAAAATACTTCCAATTCATATTGCTGCGCATTCTTATTTAATGAAACCAGCAGCTAAACGTCTATATAAATTAATCAAAAAAGTTAAATTTCATAATCCTGTATGTCCAATAGTTAATAATACTTCGATAAAATGTGAAACGTCTTCTATTTTTATAAAAAAATCTTTAATTCAACAATTATATAAACCAGTTAGATGGATAGAAGTGATGCAATATATTTTTTCTAAAAAAATAAAATTGTTTTTAGAGATTGGATCTTCTTCTATTTTAACTCATCTTAATAAAGATATAAATGGTATTACTAGTATTTCATTATATAAAATGAGCAATTTTTTAAAAGCATTTAAAATTTTAAGTAAAAAATCATGA
- the fabG gene encoding 3-oxoacyl-ACP reductase FabG, which translates to MTFLGKIAIVTGASRGIGKSTAIMLANKGATVIGTSTTETGAKSIKKYLRKMSGDGVILEITNIYSIKKLIKYILKHFHRIDILINNAGIVEDNLLCKMTFLQWEKVLRVNLSSAFYISKLVVPLMKKQKYGRIVTVSSIVGFIGNVGQINYASSKSGLIGFNKSMALELSFRNITVNIVAPGYIKTDMTSRIKKKILNKIPMKKFGTKEDVANAIIFLSSDCAKYITGQTLHVNGGLFMN; encoded by the coding sequence ATGACTTTTTTAGGTAAAATAGCAATAGTTACAGGTGCTAGTAGAGGAATAGGAAAATCAACAGCAATTATGCTAGCAAATAAAGGAGCTACAGTTATAGGAACTTCTACTACTGAGACAGGTGCTAAGAGTATAAAAAAATATTTAAGAAAAATGTCTGGAGACGGAGTTATACTAGAAATAACTAATATTTATTCAATAAAAAAATTAATTAAATATATTTTAAAACATTTTCATCGTATTGATATTTTAATAAATAATGCCGGAATTGTAGAAGATAATTTGTTATGCAAAATGACATTTTTGCAGTGGGAAAAAGTATTAAGAGTTAATTTAAGTTCTGCATTTTATATTTCTAAATTAGTAGTTCCATTAATGAAAAAACAAAAATATGGAAGAATTGTTACAGTAAGTTCAATAGTAGGATTTATCGGCAATGTTGGACAAATTAATTATGCTTCTTCTAAATCCGGATTAATTGGTTTTAATAAATCTATGGCTTTAGAATTATCTTTTAGAAATATAACTGTTAATATTGTAGCTCCAGGTTATATAAAAACAGATATGACTTCAAGAATTAAAAAAAAAATATTAAATAAAATACCAATGAAAAAATTCGGAACTAAAGAAGATGTTGCTAATGCTATCATTTTTTTATCTTCAGATTGTGCAAAGTATATTACTGGTCAAACATTACATGTAAACGGTGGATTATTTATGAATTAA
- the acpP gene encoding acyl carrier protein has translation MKDIEEEMKQIVSEQLDIKKDKLSKTSFFSKDLGADSLDIIELIMSIEEKFGVNISDEEAEKITTLQHAIDFVKKYKSSLND, from the coding sequence ATGAAAGACATAGAAGAAGAAATGAAACAAATTGTTTCAGAACAACTTGACATAAAAAAAGATAAATTATCTAAAACATCTTTTTTTTCAAAAGATTTAGGAGCAGATTCTTTGGATATAATAGAACTTATTATGTCTATAGAAGAAAAGTTTGGTGTTAACATTTCAGATGAAGAAGCAGAAAAAATTACTACTTTACAACATGCTATTGATTTTGTTAAAAAGTATAAATCTTCTTTAAATGATTAG